The window CTGAGGGGGAGGCTCGACGCCGACGCCCAATGAATCGATGAAGGCTTCGGGAACGGAGCTCACCCATTCGCCCTCCGGCGGGTAGATCTGCGTCGCGATTCGCCAGCGCTCCTTGCCTTCTTCTCCTACACGCTGCTCCGACTTGTAGATGTAGCGCTGGGCGATTTGCCCGAGCGCGCGGTTCTCCTGGCGCGCGAGACTGGCCAGATTGATTGGCATCGAATTCTTCTGCAAGGCGACCTGTGCCGCTTCCTGGAAGCGGGCCAATTGCTCCATGAATGGATCAAATGCTGCAGGCGCAATCTGGAAGTCGGCACCGATAGCATCAAGTCGAGCTCTAATGCCTGGAAGATCCTGCCGGGCCATACGTTCCAATTGCACCTGCTGCGTCTTGGCGGACGGAAGGAAGTACCGCAGCGAGTCCTTCGCAACGAGCGGAAAGAGCGTCTCCGCAGCGTAGATATTACTGAAGAGCTGATCGTTCTTCTCCAGCGCTTCCTGGATCGTGCTGCCCTCAATGATCGCGACGATCTGGTTCGAAGGGACCTCGAAGTGTTGTTCGATTCGTTCACGCAAGTCGAGGTACTCGTCGCTCGGCTGCTTCAACATTCGGAAGTCGTCCTCGAACGTCACGCCACGCCCCTGGAATCCAAGGAACAGGCAAATCGTCAATCCGCCAACAACGGTGATCCGCGGGTACGCCATCACCATGAAGTAGAAACGACGTAGCCCGAGCGTACTCATCGGCCGCTGCGTAAACACGCCGACTGGTCCCTGTCCAAAGTACAGGAGCAGCGCCGGCAAGACGAGAAGGACGGAAGCCAGGCAGCAGAGAATACCCAAACCTGACACAAGACCCAGTTCGCGGAACCCGACAAAGCTGGTCACCATCATGCCGAAGAACGCGATGGCCGTCGTCAGTGCGCCGGCGATGATGCCCGGACCGGTTTCCTTGACGGCGTGGCGGATTGCTTCACGGTTTGGATGACCGCGACGGATCTCCTCGAGATAGCGATTGTATAAGTGGACAGAGAAGTCGATACCTAGGCCAAATAGGATCGCCGAAAAGGCCATCGTGACCTGCGTCAGGCGACCAACGAGCACACTCGTCAACCCAAGCGTCCAGAGCACGCCAAGCAGTAGCGGGATCGCGACGAATACCAGCGCTTCTGGCCTGCGGAATGCAACAATGAACAGCAGACAGACCGCCGCAAACGACGCGATCGAGGTGCGAATCAGGTCGCCCTTGATGACTTGTGCATCGGAGATCGCCTCGTAGTGGGATCCAAAATACCGAACGCGGAAATTCTTGCCGACGGGCTTGTCCGGCCGTGCCCACTCCGGGTTGCGCAGGAAGATTCCGCGTCTCGAGCCCTCCAGGAAGTCCTGGAACTTGTTTGCGAAGGCCAGATCGGTAGCCGGCCGCACGGGCCAGATCACCATCAGCAACATCTCGCCGTCATTTGACATGAAATAGCTGTCGCGGAGATTGACCTTCAGCGGACCGCTCTTGATTTTGATCCGCTCGCGAAGGACCTCAGTGAAGTTCAACGGATCCTGCAGCAACTTCTCGCGACTGCGCCTTGGCAACGGCGCGTTCAGCAAGCCACGCAGGCGCACCATCGAACGCTCGATTTCCTCGGGCGAGAGCTTCCGCTCCATCACCGCCCAGTCCTCGTCGGTCAGCACGGCGATCGCGCGCGCGTCACCTTCGAGTGTGCCCATCTCCAGGGTCTCGGGAGTAATCCGGTAAGTAACGCTTCGAACGAAGCGTCGATCCTCCAGCGCGACGGCCAGTTCCTCGGCGGCGGCTTTCAATTCAGGCTCGTGCCCAGGTCCATCAGCTTCCAAGACCGCAAACATGAAGTCGAACGACTCGAAGTCCCGCAGTGCCGATTGAGTAATCTGGGCGACCTTCGACTTCTCCGGCAACAGCGCCGTCAGGTCCATCTCGATGCGCAGATACGAACGGATGGCAATGATCGAGGCCACGGAGAAGATCGCCGCCAACAACAAACACCAGTTCGGGTGGCGCGAAACGAAGCGGGACAGGTGGCGAACGGAAAACTGGGTCATCGGGCTCGCAGGCTCAAACGAGGGCTCAAACCCCTGAGTGCATCACTCATCGGTTTCGATTGCATCCCGCTGGCTCAACATCTCCATCGGGAAGACCTTCTCTGCCTTCGGCGGCAGGAACACGGCATCGACCAGCGCTGGATTGATCTTGTACTTGTCGATCTCCACGTCGAAGTTCAACTGGTCCTCATAAAGGCCGATCACAAATTCCTCGGGCAATGGCTCCGTCGCATCGGATTCGAGAGCATAGTCCCAGTAAGAGACGCGCATCTCGATTCGATCTTGCGGACCGCGCAGAACGACTTCGCGAACCAGCCCATCGCTGCGACGGAGACGCCAGATCAATTGGCGCCCGTCCTCGATCGACTTCGCCAGCAGCACATCCTTTTGCGTCGGCAACACCGTCCAGCGTCCGCCTTCGTCCAGACGACGCAGCAAGTCCTGATTCACAAGAATTGCCGCCATCATATCCTGCAGCGAAAGGGCGCCGGTAACGCCGGACACCTTGCTCAGGTCGGCCCGCTGACCGGCGTAGAGTTCTTTCTCTCGGTTCAGATACACCCACGCCGAATCGCCATTCATGATCACTTCGAACAACGTCCCGATCGGTATGCGGGAACCCCGCAAGCGAATCGCGTCCGGCGATCGGAACAGCAGCGTCATGTCAAACCACTGCTTCTTCCGTTCGCCCTGCACGCTGATCACAATCTTGCCGCCAGACCAGAGCGTCGGATGATCGACTGCACGTTCGCGCATGAGGGCATGCACCTCCGCAATCGTCCCACGCTCCAGCGTACGCGGCTGGTCTTCAATATCATACGGCGAATGGAATGTCCGCTCTGCCCGACAGCCAGCCATCAAAGCCACAGCCGTCGTGAGAGCAATCAGAAGCAGGATTCGGCGCACAAACAGGCGTCCTTGGCGGGAATTCATCCTCATCGCCCCGACTTCTCCCCGGCCGAGCCCATGAATGTCAAGCCGCCTGGGAGGACATTCGCCGAATTAGACCCCTGGCAATTCAGATTGCCTGAGGGAGGGCTGGGTTGAATCGTGGATGTGTCCAATCCGATGGAAGTGAGGGAGTCAAGTGTCACGGAAATCCGAAGACTACCAGGGCGCTCCAGCACTCCGCTGGATGGGCGGACGCGCGCTTGCGATCCCTGGGCTTGGATGCGCCTTGATCCTCCTGGCTATATTGCTGGTAGTGCTCTGCGCGCTCTTCCCGGACGACATCGGAGAACTCCTGGGAACCGGGAGCCGGAACGCCACCCAGAGGGCCAGATCGGATATGCGATCCATCGCGACTGCGATCGAGTCCTATTGGGTCGATCACAGGTCATACTTCCCCATCGTTGATGGGGAGGACTTTCCTCTTCAGCGGCATTTCGTAGAACCCTACCTCGACTCCGATCTGCAGTTCTTTCTGGATCCGTATTCCGACAAAGGCCGCTTTCGCCTCTACCACAACGGACGGGTCTTCACGCGTTCTCACGATAAAGGAACGCTCCCGTATGGATACTGGAAGAATGGGAATCTGTGGATTCTCGTTTCTCGAGGGCCGGACCTGGACTTAGATCTCACCCCAGAGGTCCTCGAACAGAATCTCTCCTCAGATATCAGCACGCTCTCAACATGGACCTTCGACCCTACAAATGGGGCCGCAAGCAGCGGCGATGTGTTTCGCCTGAAGGAGTAGGAAACAGGAATGCGGACCTGTCGCCGTGAAAAGCACTCGCCCGGAGCCGTGGCCCCGGGCGAGTACCCCACTGCGTGCGAGCACACTCCTACCTCGGCCCTACTCGCACATGCTCTCGTTAGAGAAGACACACCAACTCGACCAAGAGTGCCTGCAGTCTCGAACGCCAATGCTCGAGTGTAAAGCCAAATGTGACCATGCGTAGAACCTATACGTGTCTATGACGCACGCGCATCTGGCGCAGCAGTCAGGATTCCCGATTCGTTATGCCAGGAGAAGGCGCAGAAAGCGCATCGCTTGATCCGCGATTCCGGGCTGCCCGGATTCACGTGGGCCTGCGATATTCAGGGTATGGATCTCATTCTCCTCGATCCAGGCGCATACTTCGTTCAACGCCCAATCAGCCGAAAGATCCATGACTAGGCAGGGGCGATCATAGCGCCTCGCCAGTTCTACGGTCAGGGCCGTCCCACCGGTCAATTCCCCCCGCGCCAGAATCAGTGTCCCGCCGGAATCGCGCACGTTCCATTCCGTGCGTTGAGCGTACTCCTCAGACGGAGTTTCGTGCAGGGGATATCGCTCCGGTAGCGGCCCATCCTCCGCGCACCGTCCCTTCGGGCACCACCCGCCACAGGGGATGCCCAACTCCAACGCCACATCCAGCGCCGCGCGGTCCACGCCGGTCTGGCCGCCGGAGACGATTCTGATCGGTAGACTGTGGGACGAACCGCTCATGATAGGGGCAGTTATTCCATGACAGACATCGATCACCCAAGCCGAATTGCCCATCCGGCTTTGCGATTGACCTCTCCGCCGAATGCGAAACGATGGAGCGAACTCGCACAGACTGAAACGCGATCAACGCAATGCCGGCTGATGGGGATTGGAGGCGGCGGGATGCGAGCGAATCGCCAAACGATTACTCAGTGCTTTGATGAATTTCGGCGCGGCGGAGGAGTGACTTCGCTTCTGCGTTTCTTCTGCATGGTGATTCGACAGGGGCGCGTCCTGGAACTGTTGCACGGGCTCTATTCATTCATCCGCTTCCGTCCCTCCCCGCTGGTCGAGCGCGAAGTATCCTTCGTGGCCGACGATATCCGTCGCGTAGCGCAAGATCTCATCGATTCTCATCGTCGAAACCGAATCGGCATTCACGTGCTGTTTCGCGAAGATCTCGTCGCGCGCTATGGGGACCGTTATGCGATCGATCGAATCCCTGAGGACTTCAAAATGTGCCGCCGCCAATCGATCGTCGAGCAGGACGGCTACCTGATCCTCGGCGAGTACGGCGATGCGTCCGGGCGCCTTGCAGTCGTGACGCAGGAGGACTGCACGATTGAAGACTACTACAATCGCATCAAAGGCCTGCGCCACATCCACCTGATCCATCCCACCGGAGTGCGCGGCCTGTTCTACGTCACGACGGGCGATTCCGTTAAGCGACTCGATATTTGGGAACTGACGGACGACGGCACGCTGCAGTTCCGCGGATGCCAGGAGAAACGCCTGGCTGGCTATACAGACTGTGTTCGATTGAACGGGTGCGTGTTCTTCGGTTCCGACTTCAGCAGCCGCCCTAACTTTCTGAAGGAACTGAATGCCGCGCGCCACTTCCTTCCTGCGCGAGCCTTCAAGACGTACGTGGCGTCATTGGATGTGGTGCAAGATCGCTACATCCTGATTTGCAGCAAGAACGTCACGCGCCACGATCTGGGAGGCTGGTTCCTGACAATCTTCGACACCGAGCGAAGAGAGTTTATCGCGTGCCACTCGATACCTGAAGTAATTGGCGCATTCCAGATCAACGCGCCCGCAATATCACCCGAACTCCCGGCTGATTCAACAGCCGAGGCGATTTCGGCGTAACAGCTCGGCAGGCTTCCAATCGAGTTCTTGGGAACTTCATTGGTCTACTCGAGCGAGACTTTCTCCCAGCCACGCGCAATCAGATCGATTTGGCCTGCATTATTGTCGATCATCCGGAAGTGAATCACATCTCGCCTGGAGAGACCGGCTGACTTCCATTTGTTCAAGACATCCTGGAGCAGATCTGAGTGGCCAATGAGGCCTGCGCTCTGAATGGTTACTGGGTGGGCAAGATTGCCGTGAAGAGCACACCGGCACTCGAGACATTCCTTGAAGATGAATCTCCATCGAGTTCCTCCATCGATCGCTCCGTAAAGATTAACGTCGATTTCTACGCACTCGATCCAATCGCGTCCTCCGCAGATCGAGATACCCAGCAATATCCCGTCGTGCCAGTAGTATTCGTTCATCCCTTCGTACTGATCCTTCCCTTTTGCGCCGGCAACGAGTTCAACGCCTCGCACTATTGCCGCAGCGCTTCCCTCGGCCCAGTGATGCGCATCCGGACCAGTATGAGTAGAATCATCCAACATCTCGCAGTACTCGAACATCCATTCTAACAGCGAGTCTGCCCATTGAACAAACTCAGGGCTCTTCGAATTGAATTCGCTGCCTTGGGGGCTCGTATAGACGGAATCGAAGGACATCCTCCCCCTCCGGATCGATGTCTCGGTCAGAGGGGATGGGCAAAATCCGACGGCTTCAATCGCCGAACAAGGATCGTCATCGATCACCCAGCATCCCTCATTGGGGAGGCATTTCAGCTTCACGGTCTTCAGGAACGGCTTCCTCGTCAGGAAGCGTGCTTCCTTGATGTCATCGACCGGAACAACAGCATCCTCATCAAATCGATCCGGCAGGAAGATCCCGTCGTCCCATTTCGCAAGGAACCTGCGGAACTCCTCGATGTCCTTCGCAGTCATGAAGTAGTCGATCTGACGTCCCATTGGGTGAGGCCTTCCGGTTGGCTCAGGAGTTGATCTCTCGAAAATGAGTGATATCGAAAAAGGACCTCAAGACAGGTCTCGTGGAAGCGTATCGAGCGATCGCAGGATAGCGATGGCCCGCGTGGTGCGGTCGTGAAAATCGGTCAGAACCATGGCATTCTCCCCTCGTTGCCTCGCCAACTCCTGCGACACCTGTAGCGATGAGGCAATCCAAACAGGTGTCCCGTCCCGCGGTATGTTCCGTTGACGGCCAGTCATAAACAGATGTAGCCAGGGAGTATCTCCGAGGGAGGATACCAGATGTCCAACGAATGTCCAACACCGCCGCCGACCCCGTTGCCGCCCCAGCCGGGGATGGAAGAGCAGGCGCCACCTGCTCGGCCGAAGTCTACGTTGCAGGCCATCGAGGATGAGTTGGAGCCATTCCACAAGGCGACCGAGAAGGTTGGTTTCAATTCCCGCCTGACGGACCATGCCCTTCAGTTTGGCCTCGCCGTTGCGGGGACGATTCTCCTTGGCGGGTACGGCCTTCTGACGGGGGGCTGTGGCGGCGCCATTGGTTTTGGTCTGTTGGGGTTCATCGTGTTCGCGTTCATCGGCGGCTTCATCATCATGATTCGCCGGCGCTGATTCGCATACTATGCCCATCAAATCGAGGCATTGCGACTGCCCAGAGCCGAATTCCCATTGCTCTCCAGGGGCGCGACGGCCTACCCGGTTCTGTTCGGCGCCAAGGGGCGTCGAGGGCTGGGGATATTTACGCCCGGCAATTCTTGGACAGAGGCTTGGCCTGATCGTGCAGCAGAGACGCTTCTTTGCGTGGTTCATCATGATGGTGTTGGGGTGTTTGTTTGGGGCGCTCTCCCCTGCCGTGGCCCAGGACAACCTGCCTCCGGATGGCACGCGAATCATCCGGATCGAGATCACCGGCCTGGAACGGGTGGCGGAACACGAAGTTGCCCGCGTCATGGAACTCAAAGAAAACCAGCCGTTTATGGCCGAGTCCTTCCGGCGCGACCGGGAGGCCGTCTATCGTCTAGGGTACTTCGATCCCCTCCGTTCGGAATTCACCGCCGAAAAGACCGACGAAGGCGCGGTCGTCCGGATCAAGCTCACGGAGAACCCGATCGTCGACCGGATCTCCATCGTCGGCAATCTGAAGTACGACGAAGAACGCCTGAAGCGCGAACTCGATTTCGGCGAAGGCGACATTCTGCCGCTGGGCGCCCGTGGAACCGTTCCGCGTTCGATCGGCGATTTCTACGCCGACGGCGGATACAAGACCACCGAGGTTCGCCTCGAGGTCAATCCGGCCGATGAGCCTGGCCACGTCGACGTGTTGATCAACATCGACGAGGGCGAGAAGATCCGCATCAAGGACCTGATCATCCGCGGAAACCACCACTTCTGTGACATCACCCTGAAGATGTTGGCGGTCAACTCCGGCAGTTGGCTGTTCTTCAATAACTACTACGACGACCGCGCGTTTGCCGATGACCTCGGCGCGATGGAAGCGAAGTACCACCGCG of the bacterium genome contains:
- a CDS encoding putative molybdenum carrier protein yields the protein MSGSSHSLPIRIVSGGQTGVDRAALDVALELGIPCGGWCPKGRCAEDGPLPERYPLHETPSEEYAQRTEWNVRDSGGTLILARGELTGGTALTVELARRYDRPCLVMDLSADWALNEVCAWIEENEIHTLNIAGPRESGQPGIADQAMRFLRLLLA
- a CDS encoding MMPL family transporter, producing MTQFSVRHLSRFVSRHPNWCLLLAAIFSVASIIAIRSYLRIEMDLTALLPEKSKVAQITQSALRDFESFDFMFAVLEADGPGHEPELKAAAEELAVALEDRRFVRSVTYRITPETLEMGTLEGDARAIAVLTDEDWAVMERKLSPEEIERSMVRLRGLLNAPLPRRSREKLLQDPLNFTEVLRERIKIKSGPLKVNLRDSYFMSNDGEMLLMVIWPVRPATDLAFANKFQDFLEGSRRGIFLRNPEWARPDKPVGKNFRVRYFGSHYEAISDAQVIKGDLIRTSIASFAAVCLLFIVAFRRPEALVFVAIPLLLGVLWTLGLTSVLVGRLTQVTMAFSAILFGLGIDFSVHLYNRYLEEIRRGHPNREAIRHAVKETGPGIIAGALTTAIAFFGMMVTSFVGFRELGLVSGLGILCCLASVLLVLPALLLYFGQGPVGVFTQRPMSTLGLRRFYFMVMAYPRITVVGGLTICLFLGFQGRGVTFEDDFRMLKQPSDEYLDLRERIEQHFEVPSNQIVAIIEGSTIQEALEKNDQLFSNIYAAETLFPLVAKDSLRYFLPSAKTQQVQLERMARQDLPGIRARLDAIGADFQIAPAAFDPFMEQLARFQEAAQVALQKNSMPINLASLARQENRALGQIAQRYIYKSEQRVGEEGKERWRIATQIYPPEGEWVSSVPEAFIDSLGVGVEPPPQITGSAILQQELRTIIMGDLAIAVLVVIGAVFLYLLIYFESFVRALLAITPVLLGLLCMLGTIKLLNMHLHYLNIIAMPMVVGIGVDAGVHLLQRFYERNRRDLRATVTRTGRAVLITGMTTIFGFGSLALANFRGIRELGVFSIVGVGFTLLASLTILPALLRMTDPKVPYEGGPGDTIG
- a CDS encoding DUF4292 domain-containing protein; translation: MRMNSRQGRLFVRRILLLIALTTAVALMAGCRAERTFHSPYDIEDQPRTLERGTIAEVHALMRERAVDHPTLWSGGKIVISVQGERKKQWFDMTLLFRSPDAIRLRGSRIPIGTLFEVIMNGDSAWVYLNREKELYAGQRADLSKVSGVTGALSLQDMMAAILVNQDLLRRLDEGGRWTVLPTQKDVLLAKSIEDGRQLIWRLRRSDGLVREVVLRGPQDRIEMRVSYWDYALESDATEPLPEEFVIGLYEDQLNFDVEIDKYKINPALVDAVFLPPKAEKVFPMEMLSQRDAIETDE